In Helicobacter pylori, a single genomic region encodes these proteins:
- a CDS encoding di-trans,poly-cis-decaprenylcistransferase, with translation MDNTLKHLAIIMDGNGRWAKLKNKARAYGHKKGVKTLKDITIWCANHKLECLTLYAFSTENWKRPKSEVDFLMKMLKKYLKDERSTYLDNNIRFRAIGDLEGFSKELRDTILRLENDTRHFKDFTQVLALNYGSKNELSRAFKSLLENPPNNIDPLESLENEISNRLDTHDLPEVDLLLRTGGEMRLSNFLLWQSSYAELFFTPILWPDFTPKDLENIISDFYKRVRKFGELKC, from the coding sequence TTGGATAACACTCTCAAACATCTTGCCATTATTATGGATGGTAATGGCAGGTGGGCTAAATTAAAGAATAAAGCTAGGGCTTATGGGCATAAAAAGGGCGTAAAAACCCTTAAAGACATTACGATCTGGTGCGCTAACCATAAATTAGAATGCTTGACTTTATACGCTTTTTCTACGGAAAATTGGAAACGCCCCAAAAGTGAAGTGGATTTTTTGATGAAAATGCTTAAAAAATACCTTAAAGATGAGCGATCCACTTACTTGGATAATAACATACGCTTCAGGGCGATAGGGGATTTAGAGGGCTTTTCTAAAGAATTACGAGATACGATTTTACGGCTTGAAAACGATACCAGGCATTTTAAGGATTTTACGCAAGTTTTAGCCCTTAATTACGGATCTAAAAACGAGCTTTCAAGGGCGTTTAAAAGCTTGCTAGAAAACCCACCTAACAATATAGACCCTTTAGAAAGCTTAGAAAATGAAATTTCTAATCGTTTAGACACGCATGATTTGCCTGAGGTGGATTTGTTGTTGCGAACAGGGGGAGAAATGCGCCTATCCAATTTTTTATTGTGGCAGTCCAGTTATGCGGAATTGTTTTTCACGCCGATTTTATGGCCTGATTTCACCCCTAAAGATTTAGAAAACATCATTAGCGATTTTTACAAAAGAGTGCGCAAATTTGGGGAATTAAAATGCTAG
- a CDS encoding ABC transporter ATP-binding protein — protein sequence MLVEIENLTKTYGSLKALDNISLKLPKQQFIGLLGPNGAGKTTLLKILAGLNLNYQGEVKILNQKIGIETKKSVAFLSDGDFLDPKLTPLKAIAFYKDFFSDFDSSKALNLLKRFSVPLKREFKALSKGMREKLQLILTLSRNASLYLFDEPVAGIDPIAREEIFELIAKEFSQNASLLVSTHLVVDVEKYLDSAIFLKEAKVVAFGDVGELKKGYSSLEAAYKERLK from the coding sequence ATGCTAGTAGAAATAGAGAATTTGACTAAAACTTATGGGAGTTTAAAAGCGCTAGACAATATCAGTTTGAAACTACCCAAACAGCAATTCATAGGGCTTTTAGGCCCTAATGGGGCGGGTAAAACCACTCTGTTAAAAATTTTAGCTGGGTTGAATTTGAACTATCAAGGGGAAGTGAAAATTTTAAATCAGAAGATCGGCATAGAGACGAAAAAAAGCGTGGCGTTTTTAAGCGATGGCGATTTTTTAGATCCTAAATTAACGCCTTTAAAAGCGATCGCTTTTTACAAGGATTTTTTCAGCGATTTTGATTCATCAAAAGCCCTAAATTTGCTAAAACGCTTCAGCGTGCCTTTAAAAAGAGAGTTCAAAGCCCTTTCAAAAGGCATGAGGGAAAAATTGCAACTGATTTTAACCCTATCACGAAACGCTTCTTTGTATCTTTTTGATGAGCCGGTGGCTGGGATTGACCCTATCGCTAGAGAAGAGATTTTTGAGTTAATCGCTAAGGAATTTAGCCAAAACGCAAGTTTGCTAGTCTCTACGCATTTGGTGGTGGATGTGGAAAAGTATTTAGACAGCGCGATTTTTTTAAAAGAAGCCAAAGTGGTGGCTTTTGGGGATGTGGGAGAATTGAAAAAAGGGTATAGCAGTTTGGAAGCGGCGTATAAAGAAAGGTTGAAATAA
- a CDS encoding RDD family protein — translation MRSPNLEKEETEIIETLLMHEKMRLCPLYWRILAFLTDSLLVAFLLSDLLGACDFLHSLYWLANPIYHSVFVAMGFIILYGVYEIFFVCLCKMSLAKLVFRIKIIDIYLADCPSRAILLKRLGLKIVVFLCPFLWFVVFKNPYHRAWHEEKSKSLLVLF, via the coding sequence ATGCGCTCTCCAAACTTAGAAAAAGAAGAAACTGAAATCATAGAAACACTTCTTATGCATGAAAAAATGCGTTTATGCCCCTTGTATTGGCGCATCTTAGCGTTTTTAACCGATAGTTTATTGGTGGCGTTTTTATTGAGCGATCTTTTAGGGGCGTGCGATTTTTTGCATTCTTTATATTGGCTAGCTAACCCCATTTATCACAGCGTGTTTGTTGCGATGGGTTTTATCATCTTGTATGGCGTTTATGAAATCTTTTTTGTGTGTTTGTGCAAGATGAGTTTGGCTAAACTGGTTTTTAGGATTAAGATTATTGATATTTATTTAGCGGATTGCCCCAGTAGGGCTATTTTATTGAAGCGTTTAGGGTTAAAGATTGTGGTTTTTCTATGCCCCTTTTTATGGTTTGTGGTATTTAAAAACCCCTATCATAGGGCATGGCATGAAGAAAAAAGCAAAAGTCTTTTGGTGTTGTTTTAA
- a CDS encoding LPS-assembly protein LptD produces MIYWLYLAVFFLLSALDAKEIAMQRFDKQNHKIFEILADKVSAKDNVITASGNAILLNYDVYILADKVRYDTKTKEALLEGNIKVYRGEGLLVKTDYVKLSLNEKYEIIFPFYVQDSVSGIWVSADIASGKDQKYKVKNMSASGCSIDNPIWHVNATSGSFNMQKSHLSMWNPKIYVGDIPVLYLPYIFMSTSNKRTTGFLYPEFGTSNLDGFIYLQPFYLAPKNSWDMTFTPQIRYKRGFGLNFEARYINSKNDRFLFNARYFRNYTQYVKRYDLRNQNIYGFEFLSSSRDTLQKYFHLKSNIDNGHYIDFLYMNDLDYVRFEKVNKRITDATHMSRANYYLQTENNYYGLNIKYFLNLNKINNNRTFQSVPNLQYHKYLNSLYFRNLLYSVDYQFRNTAREIGYGYVQNALNVPVGLQFSLFKKYLSIGLWNDLQLSNVALMQSKNSFVPTIPNESREFGNFVSSNFSMYVNTDLAREYNKLFHTIQLEAIFNIPYYTFKNGLFSQNMYALSAQALNSYTSPLLRDYDYQGRLYDSVWNPSSILPINASNKTVDLTLTQYLYGLGGQELLYFKISQLINLDDKVSPFRMPLESKIGFSPLTGLNIFGNVFYSFYQNRLEEISVNANYQRKFLSFNLSYFLRNNFSSGINSIVENPADYLKAGFSNDFGYFSMSADVGYDIRNNVVLNWNVGIYKKIRCFGIGFQFVNQRRPILTGDPNQPIRVFENNYVKLELDFSPITKTNVTYRSLQRK; encoded by the coding sequence ATGATTTATTGGTTGTATTTGGCGGTCTTTTTTTTGTTGAGCGCATTAGACGCTAAAGAAATCGCCATGCAACGATTTGACAAACAAAACCATAAGATTTTTGAAATCCTTGCGGATAAAGTGAGCGCTAAAGACAATGTGATAACCGCCTCAGGGAATGCGATCTTGTTGAATTATGACGTGTATATTCTAGCGGACAAGGTGCGTTATGACACCAAGACTAAAGAAGCGTTATTAGAAGGCAATATCAAGGTTTATAGGGGCGAGGGTTTGCTCGTTAAAACCGATTATGTGAAATTGAGTTTGAATGAAAAATATGAGATCATTTTCCCCTTTTATGTCCAAGACAGCGTGAGCGGGATTTGGGTGAGCGCGGATATTGCTAGTGGGAAGGATCAAAAATATAAGGTTAAAAACATGAGCGCTTCAGGGTGCAGCATTGATAACCCCATTTGGCATGTCAATGCGACTTCAGGCTCATTCAACATGCAAAAATCGCATTTGTCTATGTGGAATCCTAAGATCTATGTCGGTGATATTCCTGTATTGTATTTGCCCTATATTTTCATGTCCACTAGCAATAAAAGAACTACCGGGTTTTTATACCCTGAGTTTGGCACTTCCAACTTAGACGGCTTTATTTATTTGCAACCCTTTTATTTAGCCCCCAAAAACTCATGGGATATGACCTTTACCCCACAAATCCGCTATAAAAGGGGTTTTGGCTTGAATTTTGAAGCGCGCTACATCAACTCTAAAAACGACAGGTTTTTATTCAATGCGCGCTATTTTAGGAATTACACCCAATACGTCAAACGCTATGATTTGAGGAATCAAAATATCTACGGGTTTGAATTTTTAAGCTCCAGTAGGGACACTTTACAAAAATACTTCCATCTTAAGTCTAATATTGACAACGGGCATTACATTGACTTTTTATACATGAACGATTTGGACTATGTGCGTTTTGAAAAGGTTAATAAGCGCATCACAGACGCCACGCACATGTCTAGAGCGAATTACTATTTGCAAACAGAAAACAATTATTACGGCTTGAATATCAAGTATTTTTTAAACCTGAATAAAATCAACAATAACCGCACTTTCCAATCTGTCCCTAATTTGCAATACCATAAATATTTAAATTCTTTGTATTTCAGGAATTTATTGTATTCAGTGGATTATCAGTTTAGAAACACCGCAAGAGAGATTGGCTATGGCTATGTGCAAAACGCTTTGAATGTGCCGGTGGGTTTGCAATTTTCTTTGTTTAAAAAGTATTTGTCTATAGGGCTTTGGAACGATCTCCAACTATCTAATGTGGCTTTAATGCAATCTAAAAATTCCTTCGTGCCTACGATCCCTAATGAATCAAGGGAATTTGGGAATTTTGTGTCTTCAAATTTTTCCATGTATGTCAATACGGATTTAGCCAGAGAATACAACAAGCTTTTCCACACGATCCAATTGGAAGCGATTTTCAACATCCCTTATTACACCTTTAAAAACGGCTTGTTTTCTCAAAACATGTATGCTTTAAGCGCGCAAGCTCTAAACAGCTACACTTCGCCTTTATTGAGAGATTATGATTATCAAGGGCGTTTGTATGACTCGGTGTGGAATCCTAGCAGTATTTTACCTATCAATGCGAGCAATAAGACGGTGGATTTAACCCTAACGCAATACCTTTATGGCTTAGGGGGGCAAGAGTTATTGTATTTTAAAATATCGCAACTCATCAATCTTGACGATAAAGTTTCGCCCTTTAGAATGCCATTAGAGAGCAAGATCGGGTTTTCGCCCTTAACGGGATTGAACATCTTTGGGAATGTCTTTTATTCGTTTTATCAAAACCGCTTAGAAGAAATCTCTGTGAACGCCAATTACCAACGCAAGTTTTTAAGCTTTAACCTCTCTTATTTTTTAAGGAACAATTTTAGCAGTGGGATTAATAGCATTGTAGAAAATCCTGCGGATTATTTAAAGGCGGGTTTTAGCAACGACTTTGGTTACTTTTCCATGAGTGCGGATGTGGGTTATGATATTAGAAACAATGTGGTTTTAAATTGGAATGTGGGGATTTATAAAAAAATCCGTTGTTTTGGGATTGGCTTTCAATTCGTCAACCAACGACGCCCTATCCTTACTGGCGATCCCAACCAGCCTATAAGGGTGTTTGAAAATAACTATGTTAAGCTAGAATTAGACTTTTCACCGATCACTAAAACCAATGTAACTTACCGCTCTTTACAGCGTAAGTAA
- a CDS encoding phosphoribosyltransferase, with amino-acid sequence MHLNTDFSHITDIEGMRFINEEDALNKLINEIHTRHIDLKDSIMLALSFNALYLAHALAQKFGATYDILFLEPILAPLNSKCEIALVSESMDIVMNESLINSFDITLDYVYGEAKRAYEEDILSHIYQYRKGNAIKSLKDKNIFIVDRGIETGFRAGLGVQTCLKKECQDIYILTPILAQNVAQGLEGLCDGVISVYRPECFVSVEHHYKELKRLSNEEIEKYLGANNAPNLKKEH; translated from the coding sequence ATGCATTTGAATACGGACTTTAGCCATATCACCGATATAGAGGGCATGCGTTTTATTAATGAAGAAGACGCTTTAAACAAATTGATTAATGAAATCCACACGCGCCACATTGATTTAAAAGATTCCATCATGCTCGCTTTGAGTTTTAACGCTCTGTATTTAGCTCACGCTTTAGCGCAAAAATTTGGAGCGACTTATGATATACTTTTTTTAGAACCTATCCTAGCCCCTTTAAACTCAAAATGCGAAATCGCTTTAGTGAGTGAGAGCATGGATATAGTGATGAATGAAAGTTTGATCAATTCCTTTGACATCACTTTAGATTATGTTTATGGGGAAGCCAAGCGAGCTTATGAAGAAGACATTTTGTCTCACATTTATCAGTATCGCAAAGGCAATGCGATCAAAAGCTTAAAAGATAAAAATATTTTTATCGTAGATAGGGGGATTGAAACCGGATTTAGAGCAGGGTTAGGCGTGCAAACTTGCTTGAAAAAAGAATGCCAAGACATTTATATTTTAACCCCCATTCTCGCACAAAATGTCGCTCAAGGCTTAGAAGGTTTGTGCGATGGGGTGATTAGCGTGTATCGCCCTGAATGTTTTGTCTCTGTGGAGCATCATTATAAAGAACTCAAGCGATTAAGCAATGAAGAAATTGAAAAATACTTGGGCGCTAACAACGCGCCTAATTTAAAAAAGGAACATTAA
- a CDS encoding polyribonucleotide nucleotidyltransferase has product MDFITINSSNKNEEFALKQVAKQATSSLMYRLGKTIILASVCIEREPVSGDFLPLVVQFLEKSYAAGKIPGGFVKREGRAQDFEILTSRLIDRTLRPLFPKDYRYPTQITLMVLSHDIENDLQVSALNAASAALFLAHIAPIKSVSACRIARVDNEFIINPNTSLLNQSSLDLFVSGTKESLNMIEMRSLGQKLNALEEPLMLKALELAQKSLKETCTLYEEVFTPHQNELLFKESQGIIFNERLLDLLKNQYFDEIIKGIESSALSERENVFNEIAKKISEAHSEFSLEEIEWSLEKVKKTEIRCMIIQDKIRPDKRALEEVRPISIESNLLPMAHSSILFTRGQTQSLVVGVLGTDNDAQTHESLEHKAPIKERFMFHYNFPPFCVGEASSIGAASRRELGHGNLAKRALETSIKNKEQVIRLVSEILESNGSSSMASVCAGSLALYASGVEIYDLVAGVAMGMVSEGQDHAILSDISGLEDAEGDMDFKIAGNLEGITAMQMDTKMSGIRLEVLYQALLQAKEARKHILKIMHEAKEKIVINFSHLPTTEIFNVAPDKIVEIIGQGGRVIKEIVEKFEVKIDLNKPSGEVKIMGNKEHVLKTKEFILNYLHSLDQELEQYAIDEVLEAQVKRIVDFGAFLSLPKGGEGLLRKQHMDRCQVVLKEGDSIKCRVISFNKGKIALDLA; this is encoded by the coding sequence ATGGATTTTATCACCATCAATTCTAGTAACAAAAACGAAGAGTTCGCTCTCAAACAAGTGGCCAAACAAGCCACCAGCTCTCTAATGTATCGCTTAGGAAAAACCATCATTTTAGCGAGCGTGTGCATAGAAAGAGAGCCTGTGAGTGGAGATTTTCTGCCTTTAGTGGTGCAGTTTTTAGAAAAATCTTATGCAGCCGGAAAGATCCCGGGCGGTTTTGTCAAAAGAGAAGGCAGGGCGCAAGATTTTGAAATCTTAACCTCTAGGCTCATAGATAGGACTTTACGCCCTTTATTCCCTAAAGACTACCGCTACCCTACCCAGATCACTTTAATGGTTTTAAGCCATGATATTGAAAATGACTTGCAGGTTTCTGCTTTAAACGCCGCTTCAGCCGCTCTCTTTTTGGCCCATATCGCTCCTATTAAAAGCGTGAGCGCTTGCAGGATCGCTAGGGTGGATAACGAATTTATCATTAACCCTAACACAAGCCTTTTGAATCAATCCAGTTTGGATTTGTTCGTGTCCGGCACAAAAGAGAGTTTGAACATGATAGAAATGCGCTCTTTGGGGCAAAAATTAAACGCTTTAGAAGAGCCTTTAATGCTAAAAGCTTTAGAATTGGCTCAAAAAAGTTTGAAAGAAACTTGCACGCTTTATGAAGAGGTTTTCACGCCCCACCAAAACGAGCTGCTTTTTAAAGAGAGCCAAGGAATAATTTTTAATGAAAGGCTGTTAGATTTATTAAAAAATCAGTATTTTGATGAAATCATCAAAGGCATTGAAAGTTCTGCTTTGAGCGAGCGAGAAAATGTTTTCAATGAAATTGCTAAAAAAATCAGCGAAGCCCACTCAGAATTCAGTTTAGAAGAAATTGAATGGTCTTTAGAAAAAGTGAAAAAAACTGAGATAAGGTGCATGATTATTCAAGATAAAATCCGCCCGGATAAGCGCGCGTTAGAAGAAGTGCGGCCCATTTCAATAGAGAGCAACTTGCTCCCTATGGCGCACAGCTCTATTTTATTCACTAGGGGGCAAACGCAGAGCTTAGTGGTAGGGGTTTTAGGCACGGATAATGACGCTCAAACCCATGAGAGTTTGGAGCATAAAGCTCCCATTAAAGAGCGCTTCATGTTTCATTACAATTTCCCTCCTTTTTGCGTGGGCGAAGCGAGTTCTATTGGCGCGGCTTCAAGGCGCGAATTAGGGCATGGGAATTTGGCTAAAAGGGCCTTAGAAACGAGCATTAAAAATAAAGAGCAGGTGATACGATTGGTTTCTGAGATTTTAGAAAGCAATGGTTCAAGCTCAATGGCGAGCGTGTGCGCAGGCTCTTTAGCCCTTTATGCAAGCGGTGTGGAAATTTACGATTTAGTCGCTGGGGTGGCTATGGGCATGGTGAGCGAAGGGCAAGATCACGCTATTTTAAGCGATATTAGCGGCTTAGAAGACGCAGAAGGCGATATGGATTTTAAAATTGCTGGGAATTTAGAAGGCATTACGGCCATGCAAATGGATACCAAAATGAGCGGTATTAGATTAGAGGTTTTATACCAAGCCTTACTCCAAGCTAAAGAAGCGCGGAAACATATTTTAAAAATCATGCATGAAGCGAAAGAAAAGATTGTGATCAATTTTTCCCATTTGCCCACGACTGAAATTTTTAATGTCGCGCCCGATAAAATTGTAGAAATTATCGGTCAAGGGGGGCGTGTGATTAAAGAGATAGTGGAAAAGTTTGAAGTTAAAATTGATTTGAACAAACCAAGCGGTGAAGTGAAAATCATGGGGAATAAAGAGCACGTTTTAAAAACTAAGGAATTTATTTTAAACTATTTGCATTCTTTAGATCAAGAATTGGAGCAATACGCTATTGATGAGGTGCTAGAAGCTCAAGTGAAACGAATCGTGGATTTTGGGGCGTTTTTAAGCTTGCCTAAGGGGGGCGAAGGCTTGTTAAGAAAACAACACATGGACAGGTGTCAAGTGGTTTTAAAAGAAGGCGATAGCATCAAATGTAGGGTGATTAGTTTCAATAAGGGTAAAATCGCTTTGGATTTGGCTTAA
- a CDS encoding ATP synthase subunit C, with product MKFLALFFLALAGVAFAHDGGMGGMDMIKSYSILGAMIGLGIAAFGGAIGMGNAAAATITGTARNPGVGGKLLTTMFVAMAMIEAQVIYTLVFAIIAIYSNPFLS from the coding sequence ATGAAATTTTTAGCGTTATTTTTTCTGGCTTTAGCGGGTGTCGCTTTCGCTCATGATGGTGGAATGGGTGGGATGGATATGATTAAATCCTATTCTATCTTAGGGGCGATGATTGGTTTAGGGATTGCCGCTTTTGGTGGGGCGATCGGCATGGGGAATGCGGCCGCAGCGACCATTACAGGCACAGCGAGAAACCCAGGAGTGGGCGGTAAATTGCTCACAACCATGTTCGTGGCCATGGCGATGATTGAAGCGCAAGTGATTTATACTCTAGTGTTTGCTATTATCGCTATTTATAGTAACCCATTCTTAAGTTAA
- the cysE gene encoding serine O-acetyltransferase: MLDLSYSLERVLQEDPAARNKWEVLLLYPGIHALLCYRLAHALHKKGFYFIARALSQLARFITGIEIHPGAKIGRGLFIDHGMGVVIGETTEIGDDVTIYHGVTLGGTGKFKGKRHPTLGNRVVVGAGAKVLGAICVGDDVRIGANAVVLSDLPTGSTAVGAKAKTITKDH, translated from the coding sequence ATGCTAGATTTGTCTTATAGCCTGGAGCGTGTCTTGCAAGAAGACCCGGCAGCTAGGAATAAGTGGGAGGTGCTCTTGCTTTATCCGGGCATTCATGCACTGCTTTGTTACCGCCTAGCGCATGCGTTGCACAAGAAAGGGTTTTATTTTATTGCACGCGCGCTTTCTCAGTTAGCGCGCTTTATCACTGGGATAGAAATCCACCCTGGCGCTAAGATTGGGAGAGGGCTTTTTATTGATCATGGCATGGGTGTGGTGATTGGCGAGACCACAGAAATTGGGGATGATGTTACCATTTATCATGGCGTAACTCTAGGGGGCACGGGCAAGTTTAAGGGCAAGCGCCACCCTACTTTAGGCAACCGAGTGGTAGTGGGGGCAGGGGCTAAGGTCTTGGGCGCGATTTGCGTGGGCGATGATGTGAGGATTGGGGCTAATGCGGTGGTGCTTTCAGATTTACCTACGGGTTCTACGGCTGTAGGCGCTAAAGCTAAAACCATCACAAAGGATCATTAA
- a CDS encoding modification methylase, with protein MNYIGSKYKLIPFIKENIHAVAGNDLSGTIFCDLFAGTGIVGRAFKKVVNKVISNDLEYYSFVLNQNYIGNIQEIPNQEELIDRLNSVALKKGFIHSHYSLGGSSRQYFSETNAQKIDAVRLKIEELKLSQNIDNHAYYFLLASLLESADKVANTASVYGAFLKRLKKSAQKELILKGAHFDVSLNANEVYQQDSNDLIGKISGDILYLDPPYNARQYGANYHLLNTIAAYTPFAPKGKTGLPNYQKSSFCSRSQILNAFENLIKKARFKYIFLSYNNEGLMSETEIKNILKKYGTYSLMTKTYMRFKADNKRAHKAAHTKECLHILIK; from the coding sequence ATGAACTACATCGGCTCTAAATACAAGCTCATTCCCTTTATTAAAGAAAATATCCATGCGGTTGCGGGCAATGATCTCTCTGGCACGATTTTTTGTGATCTGTTCGCTGGGACGGGCATTGTGGGGCGCGCGTTTAAAAAAGTCGTTAATAAGGTTATTTCTAATGATTTGGAATATTATAGCTTTGTTTTGAATCAAAATTATATCGGCAATATCCAAGAAATCCCTAATCAAGAAGAGCTTATTGATAGGCTTAATAGCGTTGCTTTAAAAAAGGGTTTTATTCATTCGCATTATTCTTTAGGGGGGAGTTCAAGGCAGTATTTTAGCGAAACAAACGCTCAAAAAATTGATGCGGTGCGTCTAAAAATTGAAGAGCTTAAACTTTCTCAAAACATTGATAATCATGCATATTATTTTTTGCTCGCATCGCTATTAGAAAGCGCGGACAAGGTGGCTAACACCGCTTCAGTGTATGGGGCTTTTTTAAAACGCCTTAAAAAAAGCGCTCAAAAAGAACTCATCTTAAAAGGCGCTCATTTTGATGTGAGTTTAAACGCTAATGAAGTGTACCAGCAGGATTCTAATGATTTGATTGGAAAGATTTCAGGGGATATTTTGTATTTAGACCCCCCTTACAATGCGAGACAATACGGGGCGAATTACCATTTATTGAACACGATTGCTGCTTATACGCCCTTTGCTCCAAAAGGCAAAACCGGCTTGCCTAATTACCAGAAATCCTCTTTTTGCTCTCGTTCTCAAATCTTAAACGCTTTTGAAAATTTAATCAAAAAAGCGCGATTCAAATATATTTTTTTAAGCTATAACAATGAAGGGCTTATGAGCGAGACAGAGATTAAAAATATTTTAAAAAAATACGGCACTTACTCCTTAATGACCAAAACCTACATGCGTTTTAAAGCGGATAACAAACGCGCCCACAAAGCCGCACACACCAAAGAGTGTTTGCATATTCTTATCAAATAA
- a CDS encoding HAD family hydrolase, translating to MVLEVVLWDFDGVIFDSMHLKNEGFKALFQKHGNKNQESLKRFEVYHYQSGGISRNEKIQYFYNEILKTPIDQEEVDALALEFGTIIEQKLFDREHLNSEVMAFIDEHYKNYIFHIASAALHSELQVLCEFLGITKYFRSVEGSPPNKPKIIANIIQKYAYNPSRMLMIGDSVNDYESAQANEVAFLGYNSKVLKNLVGQNGYQGKYLESFKGFDLQNFKQE from the coding sequence ATGGTGCTTGAAGTGGTTTTATGGGATTTTGATGGCGTGATTTTTGACAGCATGCATTTAAAAAATGAAGGGTTTAAGGCGTTGTTTCAAAAGCATGGCAACAAGAATCAAGAGAGTTTGAAGCGATTTGAAGTTTATCACTATCAAAGTGGGGGGATTTCAAGGAATGAAAAAATCCAATATTTTTATAACGAGATTTTAAAAACCCCTATCGATCAAGAAGAAGTGGATGCATTAGCCCTAGAGTTTGGCACTATCATAGAACAAAAGCTTTTTGATAGGGAGCATTTGAACAGCGAAGTGATGGCGTTTATTGATGAGCATTATAAAAATTATATTTTCCATATCGCTTCAGCGGCTTTGCATAGCGAATTGCAAGTGTTGTGCGAGTTTTTAGGGATTACTAAGTATTTTAGGAGCGTTGAAGGGAGTCCGCCTAATAAACCCAAGATCATCGCTAATATCATTCAAAAATACGCCTATAACCCAAGCCGCATGCTAATGATAGGCGATAGTGTCAATGACTATGAAAGCGCTCAAGCTAATGAAGTGGCGTTTTTGGGTTACAACAGCAAGGTTTTGAAAAATTTAGTGGGTCAAAACGGCTATCAAGGGAAGTATTTGGAGAGCTTTAAGGGGTTTGATTTACAAAACTTCAAGCAAGAATAA